The proteins below come from a single Desulfitobacterium metallireducens DSM 15288 genomic window:
- the ilvN gene encoding acetolactate synthase small subunit: MLHTLAVLVENNPGVLTRVSGLFARRAYNINSLSVCQTEDPGISRMTIMVDGDDAVIEQVTKQLIKLVVVHKVTDLTEEQIVDRELALVRVKVKPDTRLEILQIVDVFRGRVVDMGRTNVTVELTGDAEKIDAFVRTIRPFGLMELVRTGNIAITRLDS, encoded by the coding sequence ATGTTGCATACTTTAGCCGTACTTGTAGAGAATAACCCGGGTGTTTTAACACGGGTTTCTGGGCTTTTTGCTCGACGGGCTTATAATATCAATAGCCTTTCCGTTTGTCAGACAGAAGACCCCGGTATTTCTCGGATGACCATTATGGTTGACGGAGATGACGCGGTGATTGAACAAGTCACGAAACAATTGATTAAATTGGTTGTCGTTCATAAAGTTACAGATCTAACAGAGGAACAGATTGTCGATCGTGAACTCGCTCTTGTAAGGGTCAAGGTTAAGCCGGATACACGTCTTGAAATTCTTCAAATCGTAGATGTCTTTCGCGGTCGCGTTGTCGACATGGGTAGAACTAATGTGACTGTAGAACTTACCGGTGATGCTGAAAAAATTGATGCATTCGTTCGTACGATTCGACCGTTTGGGTTGATGGAACTTGTTCGAACAGGTAATATAGCAATTACACGCCTCGACAGTTAA
- the ilvB gene encoding biosynthetic-type acetolactate synthase large subunit, whose amino-acid sequence MGKGKAKEQEQALVKVSGAELLLNSLVKEGVKVIFGYPGGTVLSIYDALLHSPIRHILPRHEQAAVHAADAYARVSGEVGVCLGTSGPGATNLVTGIATAYMDSIPMVILTGQVQTTLLGTDSFQEVDISGITIPITKHSYIVKDASQIPRIVKEAFYIARTGRPGPVLIDLPKDIQAAFVEPTSDDLKLKSYKFFSKGNAGQIEEAARVLAECERPILYAGGGVISSGAGEILRKIVEKGNLPVVTTLMGMGSLPTTHPNLLGMVGMHGTVSANYAVNDCDLLIAVGVRFDDRVTSGLGHKFATKAKIIHIDIDPAEIGKVVKTHIPIVGDARNVLEDLSKHLVPPQIDTWWKQIREWQKEQVSRQESYENTHQLTPQDVIRILGEKADPQAIVTTDVGQHQMWAAQYYPVSQPRRFITSGGLGAMGFGLPAAIGAQVADPDAQVFLITGDGSFQMCIQELATTVQCKLPIKIILLNNGVLGMVRQLQKLFYDERYSQIQLRDNPDFIKVAEAYHILGIRVTCLDEVESAFDKAIAYDGPVLIDFTISEDELVFPMVPSGNELTDMIGR is encoded by the coding sequence ATGGGTAAAGGTAAAGCAAAAGAGCAAGAGCAAGCACTTGTTAAGGTTAGTGGTGCTGAACTCTTACTAAATTCTTTGGTTAAAGAAGGCGTAAAAGTTATCTTTGGGTATCCGGGAGGTACGGTGTTATCAATTTATGATGCCCTTCTTCATTCCCCAATTCGCCACATTTTACCTCGACATGAGCAAGCAGCTGTTCACGCTGCTGATGCCTATGCTCGGGTCAGTGGGGAAGTCGGCGTATGCTTGGGAACTTCTGGACCCGGTGCGACAAATTTAGTGACAGGTATTGCCACAGCTTATATGGACTCAATTCCTATGGTAATCTTAACGGGACAGGTTCAGACTACGCTACTGGGAACAGATTCGTTTCAGGAAGTAGATATATCAGGGATTACGATTCCAATTACTAAGCACTCCTATATAGTTAAAGATGCCAGTCAAATTCCTCGCATTGTTAAAGAAGCATTTTATATTGCGCGTACGGGACGTCCTGGGCCAGTACTCATTGATCTACCGAAGGATATCCAAGCGGCTTTTGTCGAACCTACATCAGATGACCTGAAACTTAAAAGCTATAAGTTTTTCAGTAAGGGGAATGCGGGACAGATCGAAGAAGCAGCTCGTGTTTTGGCTGAATGTGAACGCCCAATCTTGTATGCCGGTGGAGGGGTAATTAGCTCTGGTGCGGGAGAAATTCTTCGCAAGATCGTTGAGAAAGGAAACCTTCCGGTTGTAACTACGCTGATGGGAATGGGCAGTTTACCTACGACTCATCCCAATCTTCTCGGTATGGTGGGAATGCATGGTACTGTGTCAGCAAATTACGCAGTCAATGATTGTGATTTGCTCATTGCGGTAGGTGTGCGTTTTGACGATCGTGTCACGAGCGGGTTAGGTCACAAATTTGCCACTAAAGCAAAGATTATTCATATTGATATCGATCCGGCTGAAATTGGAAAAGTCGTCAAGACCCATATTCCGATTGTCGGTGATGCACGGAATGTGCTTGAAGATTTGTCCAAGCATTTGGTTCCACCCCAGATCGATACTTGGTGGAAACAAATCCGCGAGTGGCAAAAGGAACAAGTATCAAGGCAAGAATCGTATGAAAATACACATCAGTTAACGCCACAAGACGTCATTCGCATTCTCGGAGAAAAAGCAGACCCACAAGCCATTGTCACGACAGATGTTGGACAGCATCAAATGTGGGCGGCACAATATTATCCAGTTTCCCAACCACGACGTTTTATTACGAGTGGAGGATTAGGAGCGATGGGCTTTGGTTTGCCTGCGGCGATTGGCGCACAAGTAGCTGACCCAGACGCCCAGGTCTTCCTGATTACAGGGGATGGCTCTTTCCAAATGTGTATTCAGGAATTAGCAACAACAGTGCAATGTAAACTCCCTATTAAAATTATTTTGCTGAATAACGGAGTTTTAGGAATGGTTCGGCAATTGCAGAAGCTCTTCTATGATGAACGTTATAGCCAGATTCAACTGAGGGATAATCCGGACTTTATCAAAGTCGCGGAGGCTTACCATATTCTCGGAATTCGGGTTACATGTTTGGACGAAGTAGAGTCAGCATTTGATAAAGCCATCGCTTATGATGGGCCAGTGCTTATCGACTTTACCATTTCTGAAGACGAACTCGTTTTCCCGATGGTTCCTTCAGGAAATGAACTAACCGATATGATAGGGAGGTGA
- the ilvD gene encoding dihydroxy-acid dehydratase produces the protein MNSDIIKQGVDRAPHRSLLKALGLTDREIKNPFIGVVSSFTEMVPGHMHLRQVAEAVKAGIRANGGTPFEFSTVAVCDGLAMGHVGMHFSLASRELIADSIEVMAKAHQLDALVLIPSCDKVVPGMMMAAMRLNLPAIVVSGGPMLPGHFEGKPVTLSTVFEAVGQVHAGKKDEEWLYDLESKACPTCGSCAGMFTANSMNCLTEALGLALPGNGTIPAVYSERLILAKETGYQVMELLRKNIRPRDIVTKTSLKNGVALDMALGCSTNTILHLPAIANEGDIDWDLRNVNEVSATTPQICKLAPAGDNVLADLNEAGGVSAVLKQLLDNGFIDGTPMTVSGVSQAERLKNYKVQNAEVIHPMDHPYSVQGGLKVLFGNLAPEGAVIKQGALDNQEMVFEGTAKVFNGEVPAAEAIRNREIKAGDVVVIRYEGPKGGPGMREMLGPTATLAGMGLDASVALITDGRFSGASRGLSIGHCSPEAALGGEIALLKTGDKIRIDLKEGRLNWVASDEERKMRREQYEQNPLPLENLNPELRAGYLGRYSEYVQSASRGASFRRTT, from the coding sequence ATGAATAGTGACATTATTAAACAAGGTGTAGATCGAGCTCCTCATCGGTCTTTGCTGAAAGCGTTGGGTTTAACTGATCGGGAAATTAAAAATCCGTTTATCGGTGTGGTTAGCTCTTTTACCGAGATGGTGCCAGGGCATATGCATTTAAGACAAGTTGCAGAGGCTGTAAAAGCAGGAATCCGTGCAAATGGGGGAACCCCTTTTGAATTCTCAACCGTTGCGGTCTGTGATGGTTTAGCGATGGGACATGTGGGAATGCATTTTTCACTGGCCAGTCGTGAGTTGATTGCTGATTCCATTGAAGTGATGGCGAAAGCGCATCAATTGGATGCCTTAGTCTTGATTCCGAGCTGTGATAAGGTTGTTCCGGGGATGATGATGGCGGCAATGCGCCTTAATCTGCCGGCGATCGTAGTGAGTGGCGGACCAATGTTACCGGGGCATTTTGAAGGAAAACCTGTTACACTAAGCACTGTTTTTGAAGCGGTAGGGCAGGTCCATGCGGGTAAAAAGGATGAAGAATGGCTTTATGACTTGGAATCCAAAGCATGTCCTACCTGTGGTTCATGTGCAGGTATGTTTACGGCAAATTCAATGAACTGTCTAACTGAGGCTTTAGGGCTTGCCTTACCGGGGAATGGCACGATTCCAGCCGTTTATTCTGAACGGTTAATTTTAGCGAAAGAAACTGGTTATCAAGTGATGGAGCTTCTGCGAAAGAATATTAGACCTAGGGATATCGTGACGAAGACATCACTTAAAAACGGGGTTGCTCTCGATATGGCCTTGGGCTGCTCGACGAACACTATCCTTCATTTGCCAGCCATTGCGAATGAAGGAGATATCGATTGGGATCTTCGCAACGTTAATGAAGTGAGTGCTACAACTCCTCAAATTTGCAAACTAGCTCCTGCGGGGGATAACGTTCTCGCAGACTTGAATGAAGCAGGTGGAGTGAGTGCTGTCTTAAAACAACTTTTAGATAATGGGTTCATTGATGGAACTCCGATGACGGTTTCCGGGGTCAGTCAAGCTGAACGCTTAAAGAATTATAAAGTACAAAACGCTGAAGTTATTCATCCCATGGATCACCCTTATAGTGTCCAAGGGGGATTGAAAGTCCTCTTTGGTAATCTTGCTCCCGAAGGGGCAGTTATTAAACAAGGGGCCTTAGACAATCAAGAAATGGTTTTTGAGGGTACTGCAAAAGTGTTTAATGGTGAAGTTCCAGCGGCTGAGGCCATTCGTAATCGTGAAATCAAAGCCGGTGATGTTGTGGTCATTCGTTATGAAGGGCCTAAGGGAGGACCGGGAATGCGAGAAATGCTCGGACCTACAGCAACCTTAGCAGGAATGGGTTTAGACGCTTCTGTTGCTCTAATTACGGACGGACGCTTCTCAGGTGCCAGCAGAGGTTTATCTATCGGTCATTGTTCTCCTGAAGCTGCACTTGGCGGAGAAATTGCTCTTCTGAAGACAGGAGATAAGATTCGTATTGATTTAAAAGAAGGACGCCTTAATTGGGTAGCTTCTGATGAAGAAAGAAAAATGCGACGTGAGCAATATGAACAGAATCCGCTTCCGTTGGAAAACTTAAACCCCGAATTAAGAGCAGGGTATCTGGGCCGATATTCGGAATATGTACAATCAGCATCACGGGGGGCATCTTTTAGACGAACAACATAG
- a CDS encoding homoserine dehydrogenase, with protein sequence MQEIQIGILGLGTVGSGVIQILTQNAEDITNRTNSHINIKKVLVRDIQTPRSVSGSFTLTDKPKDILEDPDIDIVVEVMGGIEPARTYILEALHQGKNVVTANKDLLALYGHELLDVAKEVGKDLYFEASVAGGIPIIAALKQSLAANRISTVVGVINGTTNYILTAMAEQGRDYDEVLGEAQKLGYAEADPSSDVDGLDAARKLAILSSIAFNSRVTINDVHVDGISRITADDIAYASELNSCIKLLAIAKHQQDGLEIRVHPAIIPKSHPLASVGGVYNAIYVIGDAIGETMFFGRGAGSLPTGSAVVSDIIQVTRNIESKSTATINCTCYNDLPLKKSDNFNTAFYIRLRVKDEPRVLATLALLFAEANVSFASIIQKQKGNKEAEIVLLTHPIYEGQLREALESVKAYSKVLAVNNVIRFEGN encoded by the coding sequence TTGCAAGAGATACAAATCGGAATATTAGGACTCGGAACAGTGGGTAGTGGGGTAATCCAAATTCTCACCCAGAACGCTGAAGACATTACTAACAGGACTAATAGTCATATTAATATTAAGAAGGTACTCGTTCGTGATATACAAACTCCTCGTTCCGTGAGTGGAAGTTTTACCCTCACAGATAAACCGAAAGATATCTTAGAAGACCCTGATATTGATATCGTTGTTGAAGTCATGGGGGGGATCGAACCTGCTCGGACTTATATTTTAGAAGCACTACACCAAGGAAAAAACGTCGTCACTGCGAATAAGGATTTGCTTGCACTCTATGGGCATGAACTTCTTGATGTTGCCAAAGAAGTAGGGAAAGACCTTTATTTTGAAGCAAGTGTAGCGGGAGGAATCCCCATTATCGCTGCCCTTAAACAATCCTTAGCAGCGAATCGAATTTCTACAGTCGTTGGCGTCATCAATGGTACGACTAACTATATCCTTACTGCAATGGCTGAACAAGGTCGAGATTACGATGAAGTATTAGGGGAGGCCCAAAAATTAGGCTATGCTGAAGCAGACCCCTCTTCAGATGTTGATGGTCTAGATGCTGCACGAAAATTAGCCATTCTTTCTTCCATTGCCTTTAATTCTCGTGTGACCATCAATGATGTTCATGTTGATGGAATTTCGCGGATTACTGCGGATGATATTGCTTATGCCTCCGAACTCAACTCATGCATCAAATTACTAGCTATTGCTAAGCATCAGCAAGATGGCTTAGAAATTCGCGTTCATCCTGCGATTATTCCTAAATCTCACCCCTTAGCTTCTGTCGGAGGTGTCTATAACGCCATCTATGTAATTGGAGATGCCATAGGTGAGACGATGTTTTTCGGCCGAGGAGCGGGTTCACTACCGACAGGTAGCGCCGTCGTATCAGATATTATTCAAGTAACGCGTAATATTGAATCCAAATCCACCGCAACAATCAACTGTACCTGTTATAATGATCTTCCACTGAAAAAATCCGATAATTTTAATACGGCCTTCTATATCCGGCTTCGGGTTAAAGATGAGCCACGTGTTCTAGCGACACTCGCCCTTCTTTTTGCTGAAGCAAATGTCAGTTTTGCATCAATTATTCAGAAGCAAAAGGGAAACAAGGAAGCAGAAATCGTCCTATTAACTCACCCTATCTATGAGGGTCAACTTCGAGAAGCCCTTGAATCAGTCAAAGCCTATAGTAAAGTTTTAGCCGTCAACAATGTCATTCGTTTTGAAGGCAACTAA